From the genome of Abditibacteriaceae bacterium, one region includes:
- a CDS encoding CTP synthase, with product MTKYVFVTGGVVSSIGKGIATACLGTLLKARGYNISLQKIDPYLNVDAGTMNPHQHGEVFVTEDGSETDLDLGHYERFIDQNLGRLSNMTTGAVYQSVIERERRGDYLGHTVQVIPHITDEIKDRIRQNAADADADVAIIEIGGTIGDIESLPYTEAIRQMKMDEGAENVMYVHVTLVPSVGPRNEMKTKPTQHSVRDLRNIGITPDVLICRTKLSMSDEMKKKIALYCDITPEAIVEGHDTDNIYKLPAIFEDQHFARLVTKRLGLRDDVPELSEWRRIVAAVTNPKHCVKIAVCGKYMEHNSQPDTYISVVESLKHGALENEAEVEIKWVDSESAGKDIAAELQDVDAVVIPGGFGVRGIEGKIAAIKHCRETGMPFLGLCLGLQCAVIEYSRNVAKLDKANSTEFDDDTPHPVVAMLKGQRSIEKKGGTMRLGTYPCSVVPSTLAHKLYGQNLVLERHRHRFEVNPRYHRILSDAGLTLSGTSPDERLVEVIELKDHPYFIACQFHPEFKSRPTRAHPLFRGLVEAAVARQKNAAPTEVPPVPRAPKPEAKPTRPMSSGNGSPFGSADDESLLDLTLDDIRQRVAREN from the coding sequence ATGACAAAATATGTATTCGTAACGGGCGGTGTGGTTTCTTCGATTGGCAAGGGCATCGCGACAGCGTGTCTTGGCACACTGCTTAAAGCGCGCGGTTATAACATCTCGCTGCAAAAAATCGACCCGTATCTCAACGTCGATGCCGGAACGATGAACCCTCATCAACACGGCGAAGTTTTCGTCACCGAAGACGGCAGCGAAACCGACCTCGACTTGGGCCACTACGAGCGCTTCATCGACCAAAATCTGGGCCGTTTGTCCAACATGACAACCGGCGCGGTTTACCAGAGCGTGATTGAGCGCGAACGGCGTGGCGATTATCTCGGCCACACGGTTCAGGTCATTCCGCACATCACCGACGAAATTAAAGACCGCATTCGTCAGAACGCGGCGGACGCCGACGCCGATGTGGCGATTATTGAAATTGGCGGCACCATTGGCGACATTGAAAGCTTGCCTTACACCGAAGCGATTCGCCAGATGAAGATGGACGAAGGCGCCGAGAACGTGATGTATGTTCACGTTACGCTCGTGCCAAGCGTCGGGCCGCGCAACGAAATGAAGACCAAGCCGACGCAGCATTCTGTGCGCGACTTGCGCAACATCGGCATCACGCCCGACGTTCTTATCTGCCGCACCAAGCTGTCGATGAGCGACGAGATGAAGAAGAAAATCGCGCTCTACTGCGACATCACGCCTGAAGCGATTGTTGAAGGCCATGACACCGACAACATTTACAAACTGCCCGCGATTTTCGAAGACCAGCACTTCGCGCGCCTTGTCACCAAGCGTTTGGGCCTGCGTGATGATGTGCCGGAACTGAGCGAATGGCGCCGCATCGTTGCAGCCGTCACCAACCCCAAGCATTGCGTCAAGATTGCTGTCTGCGGCAAATACATGGAGCACAATTCGCAGCCCGATACTTACATTTCGGTTGTCGAATCGCTCAAGCATGGCGCGCTGGAGAACGAAGCCGAAGTTGAAATCAAATGGGTCGATAGCGAAAGCGCGGGCAAAGACATCGCCGCCGAGTTGCAGGATGTCGATGCGGTCGTGATTCCAGGTGGCTTTGGCGTGCGCGGCATCGAAGGTAAAATTGCGGCGATTAAGCATTGCCGCGAAACAGGAATGCCGTTTCTCGGTTTGTGTCTCGGTTTGCAGTGCGCGGTTATCGAATACTCGCGCAACGTGGCTAAGCTGGACAAGGCGAACTCAACCGAATTCGACGACGACACGCCACATCCCGTCGTCGCGATGCTCAAAGGCCAGCGCAGCATCGAAAAGAAAGGCGGCACCATGCGACTGGGCACTTATCCGTGTTCGGTTGTCCCCAGCACGCTGGCTCACAAACTTTATGGCCAGAACCTTGTTCTCGAACGCCATCGCCACCGCTTTGAAGTAAACCCGCGTTATCACCGTATTCTTTCCGACGCGGGGCTGACGCTTTCCGGTACTTCACCCGACGAGCGTTTGGTGGAAGTCATCGAGCTAAAAGATCACCCGTATTTCATCGCGTGCCAGTTCCACCCCGAGTTCAAGAGCCGCCCGACGCGCGCACATCCGTTGTTCCGCGGTCTCGTCGAAGCTGCCGTCGCGCGGCAAAAGAATGCGGCTCCAACGGAAGTGCCACCGGTGCCACGTGCGCCGAAGCCCGAAGCAAAGCCCACGCGCCCGATGAGTTCGGGCAACGGTTCGCCGTTTGGTTCTGCCGACGACGAAAGCCTTTTGGATTTAACGCTCGACGATATTCGCCAGCGCGTCGCACGCGAGAATTAA
- a CDS encoding histidinol-phosphatase, with protein sequence MQPILFEQHMHTPLCRHSGGEIEEYAARALERGLRGIVVTCHNPTPHDWWHCMYHHELPDYFASIERAARAYEGKLEVLRGIEADWIPALEDFLREDLPKHDYHHVLGSLHPQTEAYREAFWTGDVLAYQKTYFDNLGRAAESGLFDTLSHPDLVKNESPKTWSVERIWPDIERALDRVAATGVAMELNTSGLYKSYSEMNPSPQILAAMAQRKIPVVIGSDAHSPERVGDKWEEALDMCEAAGFTHVSNFTERKRRDILISDARASLKK encoded by the coding sequence TTGCAACCAATTCTATTTGAACAGCATATGCACACGCCGCTGTGCCGTCATAGCGGAGGGGAAATCGAGGAATATGCGGCGCGCGCGCTTGAACGCGGCTTGCGCGGCATTGTTGTGACGTGCCACAACCCCACGCCGCACGACTGGTGGCATTGTATGTATCACCACGAACTGCCCGATTACTTTGCTTCGATTGAACGCGCTGCCCGCGCTTACGAAGGCAAGCTCGAAGTCTTGCGCGGTATTGAAGCCGATTGGATTCCCGCTCTGGAAGATTTTCTGCGCGAAGATTTGCCGAAGCACGATTATCATCATGTTTTGGGTTCGCTTCATCCGCAAACCGAAGCCTATCGAGAAGCGTTTTGGACGGGCGATGTTCTCGCCTATCAAAAGACGTATTTCGACAACCTCGGTCGTGCGGCGGAAAGCGGCCTCTTCGATACGCTTTCGCATCCCGATCTGGTTAAAAACGAATCGCCGAAAACATGGAGTGTCGAGAGAATTTGGCCCGACATCGAGCGCGCTCTTGACCGTGTTGCAGCCACCGGCGTAGCAATGGAATTGAACACATCGGGGCTATACAAAAGCTATTCGGAGATGAACCCCAGCCCACAGATTCTGGCGGCGATGGCCCAGCGCAAAATTCCGGTTGTGATCGGCAGCGACGCCCATTCGCCAGAGCGCGTTGGCGACAAATGGGAAGAAGCGCTCGACATGTGTGAAGCCGCCGGTTTTACGCACGTTTCCAACTTCACCGAACGTAAGCGCCGCGACATTCTCATTTCCGATGCGCGCGCCTCGCTGAAGAAGTAA
- a CDS encoding PfkB family carbohydrate kinase — protein MLLSFTPNPCLERTIVCDLQKGATMRVDSSVVRANIGGKGVNAARVAAQFGNVCALLPVGTRQRAEIETRLMEEVIAAETVEVAADTRVCLNLCDGSGGITEVLENGTPFSVAEGTQLLDAFARLLPLAQMVLIGGSYPTATSALLAGSAHRPSPLDCHATLLCKMANSAGIPVFYDGKGIAWEMAIRNARIWCIKPNLAEAAVFLRRNIAGEDAEIRAVKELGRFAEIVLLSCGERGCWLGRGNEVEWFPAPRVETVSAVGSGDSLAGTFAMKFLETSNAREALRWGVAAGAANASQLLPAHCTKDEIEALLCSRYEL, from the coding sequence ATGCTTCTCTCTTTTACGCCGAATCCCTGTCTCGAACGCACCATCGTTTGCGATTTACAAAAGGGCGCAACGATGCGTGTCGATTCTTCCGTGGTGCGCGCGAACATCGGCGGCAAGGGCGTGAACGCAGCGCGCGTGGCGGCGCAATTTGGTAACGTGTGCGCGCTGCTTCCTGTTGGCACACGGCAACGGGCGGAAATTGAAACGCGTTTGATGGAAGAAGTCATCGCCGCGGAAACCGTTGAAGTCGCAGCAGATACACGCGTTTGTCTGAATTTGTGCGACGGGAGCGGTGGCATTACCGAAGTTCTGGAAAATGGGACGCCGTTTTCGGTTGCGGAAGGAACGCAGCTTTTAGATGCCTTTGCGCGGCTTTTACCTCTCGCACAAATGGTTCTTATTGGTGGCTCTTATCCGACCGCAACTTCGGCGCTACTGGCAGGCAGCGCGCATCGGCCTTCGCCGCTCGATTGCCACGCGACATTACTTTGCAAAATGGCAAACAGCGCCGGAATTCCTGTCTTTTACGATGGCAAGGGCATCGCTTGGGAAATGGCGATTCGCAACGCGCGCATTTGGTGCATCAAACCGAATCTTGCCGAAGCAGCCGTTTTTCTGCGCCGAAACATCGCTGGAGAAGATGCCGAAATTCGTGCTGTCAAAGAATTAGGACGCTTTGCAGAAATCGTGCTGCTTTCCTGCGGCGAGCGTGGTTGCTGGCTTGGGCGGGGAAACGAAGTTGAGTGGTTCCCTGCGCCGCGCGTCGAAACTGTTTCGGCAGTCGGAAGCGGCGACAGCCTCGCCGGAACATTTGCCATGAAGTTTCTGGAAACAAGCAATGCGCGCGAGGCTTTGCGCTGGGGCGTCGCGGCGGGTGCTGCGAATGCTTCTCAGCTTTTGCCAGCGCATTGCACAAAGGATGAAATTGAGGCGCTACTCTGTTCGCGCTACGAACTTTAA
- a CDS encoding glycosyltransferase encodes MKILHVLEAMGGGTRRHVLDLLPALVQRGVACTLAVSPTRNWQGRATFEADAAWLRTQGVHVEVIEMRRSVAGARAVSELARCLRRLQPDIVHAHSSVAGALARLARIASPRTPLVYTPHCIAFETGLPHIERRVARWAEMLLAPLCSEYIAVSRAEQKAIARVLGRRAVLIPNGIDLEEFDAVAPGCRADWNLSEDDFVIGCFGRLCAQKNQISLLRAFETLAQEVPNAKLLFIGDGEDRAKLEESGRNRPYFPNVIFAGEHAEARGFYALCDVVTQPSRWEGCPYSVLEAMAARKTVVARAVGGIEEILDENCGVASQVLPEFRHSDLVFWLHTAHREARWRKMTGEAARARIESDFTLQQMVEKTLAVYDGICSR; translated from the coding sequence ATGAAAATTCTGCACGTGTTGGAAGCGATGGGCGGCGGCACGCGGCGTCATGTGCTCGATTTGCTTCCGGCCCTTGTGCAGCGTGGCGTCGCTTGCACTCTCGCGGTTTCGCCGACGCGCAACTGGCAGGGGCGCGCGACCTTTGAGGCCGACGCCGCGTGGCTGCGCACGCAGGGCGTTCATGTGGAAGTCATCGAGATGCGCCGCAGTGTTGCCGGTGCGCGTGCCGTTTCCGAACTTGCGCGGTGCCTTCGCCGCTTGCAACCCGACATCGTTCACGCGCATTCGAGCGTTGCGGGTGCGCTCGCGCGACTGGCGCGAATCGCTTCGCCACGCACACCGCTGGTTTACACACCGCATTGCATCGCGTTTGAAACCGGATTGCCGCACATCGAGCGTCGTGTCGCGCGCTGGGCCGAAATGCTTTTGGCTCCGCTGTGCAGCGAGTACATTGCAGTTTCGCGCGCCGAGCAAAAGGCCATCGCACGCGTGTTAGGCCGTCGCGCTGTGCTGATTCCGAACGGTATCGATCTCGAAGAGTTCGACGCCGTTGCGCCGGGGTGTCGCGCCGACTGGAATCTGTCCGAAGACGATTTTGTTATCGGCTGCTTTGGGCGTTTGTGCGCGCAAAAGAACCAAATCTCGTTGTTGCGCGCCTTTGAAACTCTGGCGCAAGAAGTGCCGAACGCAAAATTACTGTTCATCGGCGACGGCGAAGACCGCGCGAAGCTCGAAGAGTCCGGTCGAAATCGACCGTACTTCCCCAATGTTATTTTTGCGGGCGAACACGCCGAAGCGCGTGGTTTTTACGCGTTGTGTGATGTCGTGACGCAGCCTTCGCGCTGGGAAGGCTGCCCATATTCCGTTCTGGAAGCGATGGCGGCGCGAAAAACAGTCGTTGCGCGCGCAGTTGGTGGTATCGAAGAAATTCTCGACGAGAATTGCGGCGTTGCATCGCAGGTTTTGCCCGAATTCCGGCACAGTGATTTGGTTTTCTGGCTCCATACTGCACACCGTGAAGCGCGTTGGCGAAAAATGACCGGCGAAGCCGCGCGCGCGCGCATTGAATCCGATTTCACGCTGCAACAAATGGTGGAGAAAACGCTCGCGGTTTACGACGGCATTTGTTCGAGATAA
- a CDS encoding ELWxxDGT repeat protein, whose translation MRVTDWRQIVLGIMQAFVLAVITASAARAQTDMAITQTASATAAPGQNLTYKIGVSNVHSSDTPGSIQLTNNLPPHTTLVSARQTSGPYSTISAPSVGGSGTVRVNLSSLFPDSIKELCAVGTTLYFRAYDDKCGAELWKSNGMTSGTARVKDIISGIGSSDPKNLISFKSRLYFVGSDADGSDELWRSDGTVGGTIRIKEFRSSLGHSRLGNFTHINNILYFWVNEPTHGTELWRSDGTTAGTVLLKDINAGSSSSNPHELININGTVYFSANDGINGRDLWKTDGTEKATVRVRNVGSENGALNPSGLINFNGTLFFEASDNNDRELWKSDGTPAGTMRVTNLNLIGEANITSPKVYNGFLYFAANDSYAGRALWKSDGTAAGTVKVKETEPPYFVEYGTPVKSNGILFFVASRGDGDYELWKTNGTSVGTGRVKDINPDGSSAPYFLTDVNGTLYFSANGGYSGTELWKSNGTAAGTIRVKDINPGRGSAYPYGFTTMNGLLFFAANRNAIGYELWKSDGTEEGTVRVYGDFVEKATFEITVKIDEDYVGSLSNTVSLSTLSKDINLSDNSATVVTQVSGTQVFDTTKPTVTIDYPAANAKITGFTESIRGTVRDTPGIWNVKQLYLRLSRTRNAINEFWDPTSARWTTSAEPFLSTTPSRPSVTSYWKGISKLPSGAQLPSGAYVLTVTARDAAGNAGRATVNFTVSSATAQNVATIPASNVRLSSATASTKGFVVLTFTGALGSNANDANRYGVTANGTSVSVTSAQLSTRNTVELALDTLPRGTLLMVHYRIDDIENAPVAGTASAVVQ comes from the coding sequence ATGAGAGTCACAGATTGGCGTCAGATTGTATTGGGAATTATGCAGGCTTTCGTGTTAGCTGTCATCACAGCGTCTGCCGCTCGGGCGCAAACCGATATGGCTATTACTCAAACGGCATCTGCGACAGCGGCACCCGGCCAGAATCTCACTTACAAAATTGGTGTATCGAATGTACACAGCAGCGACACGCCTGGTTCAATTCAATTAACCAATAATCTGCCACCGCATACGACATTGGTTTCCGCGCGACAAACGAGTGGACCTTACTCAACTATTAGTGCTCCTTCTGTTGGTGGCAGTGGAACTGTACGGGTTAATCTTTCTTCGCTCTTCCCGGATTCGATTAAAGAACTTTGTGCTGTGGGTACGACTTTATATTTTAGGGCTTATGACGATAAGTGTGGCGCTGAACTCTGGAAGAGCAATGGCATGACGTCTGGCACAGCGCGTGTTAAAGACATCATCTCGGGCATTGGTAGCTCCGATCCCAAAAACCTCATCAGTTTCAAAAGCAGGCTCTATTTTGTGGGGTCGGACGCAGATGGAAGTGACGAGTTGTGGAGAAGCGATGGAACCGTGGGCGGCACTATCCGCATAAAAGAGTTCCGTTCAAGTTTGGGACATTCGCGTCTGGGAAATTTCACTCATATCAATAACATATTGTATTTTTGGGTTAATGAACCTACTCACGGTACAGAACTGTGGAGAAGCGATGGCACCACAGCAGGGACGGTTTTATTAAAAGATATTAATGCAGGCTCTAGCTCGTCGAACCCACATGAGCTCATAAATATCAATGGCACTGTCTATTTTTCGGCGAATGATGGAATCAACGGACGTGACTTGTGGAAAACCGACGGGACAGAAAAGGCTACGGTGCGCGTTAGGAACGTCGGGTCAGAAAATGGTGCCCTAAATCCAAGCGGCCTTATCAATTTCAATGGCACACTTTTTTTTGAAGCATCTGATAATAATGACCGTGAGTTGTGGAAAAGCGACGGAACACCTGCGGGCACAATGCGTGTCACAAATCTCAACCTTATCGGTGAAGCTAACATTACGTCACCGAAGGTTTATAACGGCTTTCTCTACTTTGCAGCCAACGATTCTTACGCGGGACGAGCGTTATGGAAGAGCGATGGAACAGCCGCCGGAACCGTTAAAGTTAAGGAAACGGAACCTCCGTATTTCGTTGAGTATGGCACGCCCGTAAAATCTAACGGCATCCTCTTTTTCGTAGCCAGTCGGGGCGATGGTGATTACGAGTTGTGGAAAACAAATGGCACCTCTGTGGGAACGGGGCGCGTAAAAGATATCAATCCAGATGGCAGTTCTGCCCCTTATTTCCTCACAGACGTAAACGGCACACTCTACTTCAGCGCAAACGGCGGATATAGCGGCACTGAGCTATGGAAAAGCAATGGAACAGCCGCCGGAACCATTCGGGTAAAGGATATAAATCCGGGTAGGGGTTCTGCGTATCCTTATGGATTTACAACCATGAACGGCCTCCTGTTTTTTGCTGCAAATCGAAATGCCATTGGATATGAGTTGTGGAAAAGCGACGGTACTGAAGAAGGAACTGTAAGGGTGTATGGCGACTTTGTAGAGAAAGCGACCTTTGAGATTACGGTTAAGATCGATGAAGATTATGTCGGTAGCCTCTCGAATACAGTCAGTCTTTCGACGCTATCAAAAGATATTAATTTAAGTGACAATTCGGCAACAGTCGTTACACAAGTGTCAGGCACACAAGTTTTCGATACAACGAAACCTACTGTCACTATCGATTATCCGGCAGCGAATGCGAAGATTACCGGCTTTACTGAGAGCATTCGTGGCACAGTGAGGGACACACCCGGCATCTGGAATGTTAAGCAGCTTTACTTGCGACTTTCACGTACACGTAATGCTATCAACGAATTCTGGGATCCCACAAGTGCAAGGTGGACGACTTCGGCAGAACCGTTCCTTTCGACAACACCTTCGCGGCCGAGTGTAACAAGCTATTGGAAAGGCATAAGTAAGCTGCCAAGTGGCGCGCAGTTGCCCAGTGGAGCGTATGTCCTGACAGTGACGGCACGCGATGCGGCGGGGAATGCCGGTCGAGCGACAGTGAATTTCACAGTCAGCAGCGCTACAGCTCAAAATGTTGCGACAATCCCAGCATCAAACGTCAGATTGTCCAGTGCGACAGCAAGCACAAAAGGATTTGTTGTTCTCACCTTTACCGGCGCATTAGGGAGTAATGCAAACGATGCAAATCGCTATGGAGTTACTGCGAATGGAACAAGCGTTTCAGTAACCAGCGCACAGCTAAGCACCCGAAACACAGTCGAGCTTGCCCTTGACACGTTGCCCCGTGGAACTCTTCTTATGGTGCACTACCGCATTGACGACATTGAAAACGCACCTGTAGCGGGAACAGCAAGCGCAGTTGTTCAATAG
- a CDS encoding MBL fold metallo-hydrolase, with translation MSQFSIEWKEDEVKEAGPGVWIRVAVDNISWCDLGQTSQGDGAAVIDSLEDPTQADVVRDLIKQTTGKDLTWIVQTHWDTDHIACNPQWKREGAVAVAHQSCLDSAGDWEGRPDFAFDDRATLKGSKETVSMRWAGGTHTPWDTILHFENARVLHIADLFGWGLFPCQPTPEKVARLREILDIIESYDVDVLICGHGPLLQPQHIKRFRSYMEDMLTRVPALLKEGKDADAIAQEIAVPDDMADWWRFAAWKHARNVALIEEFYVS, from the coding sequence ATGTCGCAGTTTTCTATCGAGTGGAAAGAAGATGAAGTCAAAGAAGCCGGGCCGGGCGTGTGGATTCGCGTTGCCGTTGATAACATTTCATGGTGCGATTTGGGCCAGACATCGCAGGGCGATGGCGCTGCCGTCATCGATTCTCTCGAAGACCCGACGCAAGCCGATGTCGTGCGCGATTTGATCAAACAAACAACAGGCAAAGACCTGACGTGGATTGTGCAAACGCACTGGGACACCGACCATATCGCGTGCAACCCGCAATGGAAGCGCGAAGGCGCAGTGGCCGTCGCGCACCAGAGCTGCCTCGATTCTGCGGGCGACTGGGAAGGCCGCCCCGATTTTGCCTTTGACGACCGCGCAACTCTCAAAGGCAGCAAAGAAACGGTTTCAATGCGCTGGGCCGGTGGGACGCATACGCCGTGGGACACGATTCTGCATTTTGAAAATGCGCGCGTTCTCCACATCGCCGACCTGTTCGGCTGGGGTTTGTTTCCCTGCCAGCCCACGCCGGAGAAAGTGGCGCGCTTGCGCGAAATTCTCGACATCATCGAAAGCTACGATGTTGATGTGCTGATTTGCGGACACGGCCCGTTGTTGCAGCCGCAGCACATCAAGCGCTTCCGCTCCTACATGGAAGATATGCTGACGCGTGTTCCGGCTCTGCTCAAAGAAGGCAAAGACGCCGACGCGATTGCCCAAGAAATTGCCGTCCCTGACGACATGGCCGATTGGTGGCGTTTCGCCGCGTGGAAGCACGCACGCAACGTGGCGCTCATCGAAGAATTTTACGTGTCGTAA